A genomic region of Gloeocapsopsis dulcis contains the following coding sequences:
- a CDS encoding amidase family protein, with amino-acid sequence MTLGVYTSSAQANSFRVEEASIADIHTAMKSGLTCRELMSSYIERIQAYDKKGPAVNSIITLNPQALALADSKDALFKKSGLSDPLHCIPVILKDNVDTKNLPTTGASMTLRGSIPPDDAVVTSKLEAAGAIVIAKANLHEFAAWGETISSLGGQTRNPYDLSRTPGGSSGGTGAAVAANFGAVGIGTDTVNSIRSPASANSLVGLKPTMGLVSRSGIIPYSLTQDMAGPITRTVADAAKVLDTIAGYDPDDPVTAWSVGRIPQSYTSFLQPNGLKGARIGVLQNLFGSQPEHAAVNQVISAAIAQMRQQGAIIVPVNISGLDADQLVSNVSVHLYELKPHLQSYLQSLGSAAPVKTFDEIVASGKTHPSLRDILQKAQSLSTDDSEYKTRLLQRLELQQTLVKAMADYQLDAFVYPHQRQLVVPIGESQVGRNGVVGAITGFPAVTVPAGFSPRSKSASIGVPVGIEFLGRPWSEPTLLRLAYSFEQATKHRRPPVSTLLITRTP; translated from the coding sequence ATGACACTTGGCGTTTACACTTCGAGTGCTCAAGCAAACTCTTTTCGCGTAGAAGAGGCATCAATCGCTGATATCCACACAGCAATGAAATCAGGATTAACTTGCCGTGAGTTGATGTCTTCGTATATTGAGCGCATACAAGCCTACGATAAAAAAGGACCAGCAGTAAATTCCATTATTACGCTCAATCCTCAAGCATTGGCGTTAGCAGATAGTAAGGACGCTTTATTTAAAAAATCAGGGTTGAGTGACCCCTTACACTGTATTCCAGTTATTTTGAAAGATAACGTTGACACCAAAAATTTGCCAACGACAGGTGCATCAATGACCTTGAGAGGCTCAATTCCTCCTGATGATGCTGTCGTTACAAGTAAGTTAGAAGCCGCAGGTGCCATTGTTATTGCTAAAGCAAATTTACACGAATTTGCTGCTTGGGGAGAAACGATTAGTTCGCTTGGCGGACAGACTCGCAATCCTTACGACTTGTCGAGAACGCCAGGCGGTTCGAGTGGCGGTACAGGAGCAGCGGTCGCAGCTAATTTCGGTGCAGTTGGTATTGGAACTGATACGGTTAACTCAATTCGCTCGCCAGCATCTGCAAATAGTTTGGTAGGACTTAAACCAACGATGGGTCTTGTCAGTCGCAGTGGTATAATTCCGTATTCTTTAACGCAGGATATGGCAGGACCAATCACGCGCACGGTTGCCGATGCTGCCAAAGTACTAGACACGATCGCTGGTTATGACCCTGACGATCCGGTTACAGCTTGGAGTGTAGGTCGTATTCCTCAGAGTTATACTAGCTTTTTACAACCCAATGGTTTGAAAGGAGCGAGAATAGGCGTTCTGCAAAATTTATTCGGTTCACAACCAGAGCACGCAGCAGTGAATCAGGTTATTAGTGCAGCGATCGCGCAGATGAGACAGCAGGGTGCAATTATTGTTCCAGTAAATATTTCTGGCTTAGATGCTGACCAACTTGTTTCTAATGTTAGTGTTCATCTCTACGAACTTAAGCCACATTTACAAAGTTACTTGCAAAGTCTCGGTTCGGCTGCACCTGTCAAAACTTTTGATGAAATTGTTGCATCAGGAAAAACGCACCCTTCGTTAAGGGATATCCTGCAAAAGGCTCAGTCTTTAAGTACGGACGATTCGGAATACAAGACTCGTCTTCTCCAGCGATTAGAATTGCAACAAACACTGGTCAAAGCGATGGCAGATTATCAACTTGACGCTTTTGTTTACCCCCATCAAAGACAACTTGTTGTTCCTATTGGCGAATCTCAAGTTGGCAGAAATGGTGTTGTCGGAGCAATTACAGGTTTTCCTGCAGTTACTGTACCTGCTGGATTTTCACCCCGAAGTAAATCAGCATCAATTGGCGTTCCAGTAGGTATCGAATTCTTGGGTAGACCTTGGAGCGAACCAACCTTGCTTAGGCTTGCCTATTCTTTTGAGCAAGCTACCAAGCACCGTCGCCCTCCTGTCAGTACGCTTTTGATTACCCGCACTCCTTGA
- a CDS encoding IS630 family transposase (programmed frameshift): MAKKYVVTLTAAEREYLQQLTSKGKSPVYKVNHARILLKADTSQAGGGWTDTEIASALDISISTIERVRRRLVEEGIEEALGRHEPKTRKARCLDGQQEAYLITLACSEPPEGQGRWTLRMLADYMVDWGYVEAVSHETVRQTLKKNELKSWLNKSWVIPPTENAEFVCCMEDVLNIYVSHYDPLYPWVCFDETSKQLVAETIEPLPLEPGEVRRYDYQYERQGVCNLFMFFEPLTCWRHVEVTERRTAIDYAHQMKYLVDECYPQAAKITVIHDQLNTHVAASVYKAFPPAEARRILNKLEFHYTPKHGSWLNMAEIELSVLARQCLDRRIPDQETLKQEVAAWEQDRNRAATTVDWRFTTADARIKLKRLYPSISS, encoded by the exons ATGGCGAAGAAATATGTTGTCACGCTAACAGCTGCTGAAAGAGAATATTTACAGCAATTAACGAGCAAAGGAAAAAGCCCAGTTTATAAGGTCAACCATGCACGGATTCTGCTCAAAGCAGATACTAGTCAAGCTGGAGGAGGATGGACAGACACAGAAATTGCTTCGGCGCTGGATATTAGTATTTCAACTATAGAAAGAGTACGCCGCAGATTAGTAGAAGAGGGAATAGAAGAGGCTTTAGGACGACACGAACCCAAGACGAGAAAAGCACGTTGTCTGGATGGGCAACAAGAAGCTTATTTAATTACTTTAGCTTGTAGCGAACCACCAGAGGGGCAAGGGCGATGGACATTACGGATGCTAGCTGACTATATGGTGGATTGGGGATACGTTGAGGCAGTGAGCCATGAGACAGTACGACAGACACTGA AAAAAAACGAACTTAAATCTTGGTTGAATAAATCTTGGGTAATTCCACCAACAGAAAATGCTGAATTTGTATGTTGCATGGAAGATGTTTTAAATATCTACGTTAGCCATTACGATCCGCTTTACCCTTGGGTTTGTTTTGATGAAACTAGCAAACAGTTAGTCGCAGAAACAATCGAACCTTTACCGCTTGAACCAGGCGAAGTTCGACGTTATGACTATCAATACGAGCGCCAGGGAGTCTGTAATCTGTTCATGTTTTTTGAGCCACTGACTTGTTGGCGGCATGTAGAAGTTACCGAACGACGGACGGCAATTGATTATGCACATCAAATGAAATATCTTGTTGATGAGTGTTATCCTCAAGCCGCAAAAATTACTGTCATCCACGACCAACTCAACACTCATGTAGCCGCTTCTGTTTATAAAGCTTTTCCTCCAGCCGAAGCCAGACGAATTCTTAACAAATTAGAGTTCCACTATACGCCAAAACACGGCAGTTGGTTAAATATGGCAGAGATTGAGTTGAGCGTTTTAGCTCGTCAATGTCTCGACCGACGCATTCCCGACCAAGAAACTTTAAAACAAGAGGTAGCAGCTTGGGAACAGGACAGAAATCGAGCTGCAACAACTGTAGATTGGCGATTTACTACAGCTGATGCTCGAATAAAACTGAAGCGACTATACCCATCAATATCATCCTGA
- a CDS encoding IS5 family transposase: protein MVLSPQTRQFYRAKERAAKRYSSDLTDQEWEVIRPLLPSRSQGRGRKQQVDEREILNGIFYQLRNGCIWSDLPKDLPAWQTVYKYFRRWQRKGYGSRSMTNYGNQSGVLLEEILMLVQVVSTVKPSKRRKKGEVYGFDGGKLVKGRKRFILVDTLGLLISVLVINANCSEQKGGVCRA from the coding sequence ATGGTTCTCTCCCCGCAAACTCGCCAGTTTTATCGAGCTAAAGAACGTGCTGCCAAGCGCTATAGCAGTGATTTAACAGATCAAGAATGGGAAGTGATTCGCCCCCTGCTGCCCTCTCGTTCTCAAGGTCGAGGTCGCAAACAACAGGTCGATGAACGAGAGATCCTTAATGGTATCTTCTACCAACTTCGCAATGGTTGTATCTGGAGTGATTTGCCCAAAGACCTGCCTGCTTGGCAGACGGTGTACAAGTATTTTCGGCGTTGGCAACGCAAGGGGTATGGCAGCAGATCCATGACCAACTACGGCAATCAGTCCGGGGTGCTGCTGGAAGAAATCCTCATGCTAGTGCAGGTTGTATCGACAGTCAAACCGTCAAAACGACGGAAAAAAGGGGAGGTCTACGGCTTCGACGGTGGCAAATTAGTGAAAGGACGCAAGCGCTTTATCCTAGTGGACACGTTGGGACTGCTGATCTCAGTACTGGTAATCAATGCCAATTGCTCAGAACAAAAAGGGGGCGTTTGTCGTGCATGA
- a CDS encoding helix-turn-helix domain-containing protein encodes MTGVVKINITETAEQLKKLLKQQKTACGLERLQALYLLKIQQVETVQHLAVVLGKSRVTVQRWLRCYREGGLKGL; translated from the coding sequence ATGACAGGGGTAGTCAAAATTAACATAACAGAAACAGCAGAGCAATTGAAAAAGCTATTGAAGCAACAAAAAACAGCATGTGGGTTGGAACGTCTACAAGCATTGTACCTATTGAAAATCCAACAAGTAGAGACAGTACAGCATTTAGCAGTTGTACTGGGAAAAAGTCGAGTCACAGTGCAACGGTGGTTACGCTGCTATAGAGAGGGTGGATTAAAGGGATTATGA
- the ltrA gene encoding group II intron reverse transcriptase/maturase → MSATKPFAIPKSQVWQAYLEVKSKGGAAGVDEQSLEAFERDLKRNLYRIWNRMSSGTYFPPPVRAVPIPNKQGGTRVLGVPTVGDRIAQTVVKMMLEPILEPVFDEDSSGYRPGRSAHDAIAVTRKRCWQYDWVVEFDIRGLFDNINHHLLMKALKHHCQCRWVLLYVERWLKAPRPEPDGTLTQRNKGTPQGGVVSPILANLFLHYAFDAWVKREIPSIPFCRYADDGLLHCRSRQAEYAMRRLTERLRECGLEINPDKSSIVYCQDRNRQEEHEVVNFDFLGFTFQPRRCVDRGGNVHPNFLPAISPAATQEINRTIQSWHLQLQNDKTLEDLSRMVNPILRGWLNYYGHFYPSALRQIWHHVNRYLVQWVRRKFKRLSRHKQRAKRYLDRLARANPHLFIPWDLGVFPIGLSDRSRMS, encoded by the coding sequence ATGAGCGCAACAAAACCATTCGCAATACCCAAGTCGCAGGTATGGCAAGCCTATTTAGAAGTCAAATCGAAAGGAGGAGCAGCAGGAGTCGATGAACAATCACTAGAAGCGTTCGAGCGAGACCTGAAAAGGAATCTTTATCGAATCTGGAACCGGATGAGTTCGGGAACGTATTTCCCACCACCAGTGAGAGCCGTGCCAATACCGAACAAACAGGGCGGTACGAGAGTCCTGGGAGTGCCCACCGTGGGTGACAGGATTGCGCAAACGGTAGTGAAGATGATGCTCGAACCAATACTGGAACCAGTTTTTGACGAAGATTCATCCGGTTACAGACCGGGACGTTCAGCCCATGATGCGATTGCAGTAACGCGAAAACGTTGCTGGCAGTATGACTGGGTTGTCGAGTTCGACATCCGAGGACTCTTTGACAACATCAATCACCATCTGTTGATGAAAGCCCTCAAGCATCATTGTCAGTGTCGGTGGGTTCTGTTGTATGTAGAGCGTTGGTTGAAGGCACCTCGGCCAGAGCCGGATGGGACGCTGACACAACGAAATAAAGGCACTCCTCAAGGGGGTGTTGTCAGTCCGATATTGGCAAATCTATTTCTGCACTATGCATTTGATGCTTGGGTCAAAAGAGAGATACCAAGCATTCCGTTTTGTCGCTACGCTGACGATGGGCTGTTGCATTGTCGTAGTCGTCAAGCCGAATACGCCATGAGGCGACTAACTGAACGATTGCGTGAATGTGGTTTGGAGATTAATCCAGACAAGTCAAGCATCGTTTATTGCCAGGACAGGAATCGGCAGGAGGAGCACGAGGTAGTCAACTTCGACTTTCTCGGCTTCACGTTTCAACCTCGTCGATGTGTTGACAGAGGTGGCAACGTCCATCCTAACTTTCTGCCAGCCATCAGTCCAGCAGCCACGCAGGAAATCAACCGGACGATACAAAGTTGGCATCTCCAACTCCAGAACGACAAGACCCTGGAGGACCTTTCCAGAATGGTCAATCCCATTCTACGTGGTTGGCTCAACTACTATGGGCACTTCTATCCCTCTGCGCTACGCCAGATTTGGCACCATGTGAATAGGTATCTTGTTCAGTGGGTTCGGAGAAAGTTCAAACGTCTTTCCCGTCATAAGCAACGGGCAAAGCGGTATTTAGACCGTTTAGCACGAGCTAACCCACACCTTTTCATACCTTGGGACCTTGGAGTATTCCCAATTGGTTTGAGTGATAGGAGCCGGATGAGCTGA
- a CDS encoding nitrile hydratase accessory protein codes for MQIKFEQFVTASMLGNQDAPPRSNGELLFQIDWESRAFGVAIALSKKGHYEWEDFRQELIASIAEWEANHCQDDPNWDYYQRWLLALERLVCELELIDIEELETRTQQLLKPTF; via the coding sequence ATGCAGATTAAGTTTGAGCAGTTCGTGACTGCAAGCATGTTAGGAAACCAAGATGCACCGCCTCGCAGCAACGGAGAGCTATTATTTCAAATAGATTGGGAAAGTCGAGCATTTGGCGTTGCGATCGCGCTTTCTAAAAAAGGACACTACGAGTGGGAGGATTTTCGTCAAGAATTAATCGCTTCGATTGCTGAATGGGAAGCAAATCATTGCCAAGACGATCCGAATTGGGATTATTATCAACGCTGGCTTCTCGCTTTAGAACGCCTAGTATGTGAACTCGAGCTAATTGACATAGAAGAGCTAGAAACGCGAACACAACAGCTACTTAAGCCAACCTTTTAA
- a CDS encoding transposase, with protein MPIAQNKKGAFVVHEMAQADAQTLQLVWVDQGYQGENFARVIEQLCGAKVEVVRRSEAGFVVLPKRWVVERTFGWLNQNRRLSKDYELLPEVSEAMIQGAMIRLMLQRLGEQYEATSSFI; from the coding sequence ATGCCAATTGCTCAGAACAAAAAGGGGGCGTTTGTCGTGCATGAAATGGCTCAAGCAGACGCACAGACACTGCAATTGGTCTGGGTGGATCAGGGCTATCAAGGGGAGAACTTTGCGCGTGTGATTGAACAATTGTGTGGTGCGAAAGTCGAGGTAGTCAGGCGCTCTGAAGCAGGATTCGTTGTCCTACCGAAGCGGTGGGTTGTAGAGCGAACTTTTGGTTGGCTCAATCAGAATCGCCGTTTGAGCAAGGATTATGAACTGTTACCTGAAGTGAGTGAGGCAATGATTCAGGGAGCCATGATCCGATTGATGCTGCAACGTTTGGGGGAACAGTATGAAGCTACTTCATCTTTTATTTAG
- the nthA gene encoding nitrile hydratase subunit alpha, with protein MNESSREAYNAARIKALESLLIEKGIITSETVDQVIDFFEKDMGPFNGAKIVAKAWVDPEFKQRLLEDTPSAIAQMNLPRGMAGAEGEHMKAIENTPDVHNLIVCTLCSCYPWPVLGLPPYWFKDPTFRARAIREPRKVLKEFGLDIPETTEVRVWDTSAQIRWFVIPERPASTEGWTEEQLAAVVTPEAMQGAAKVQVSTSI; from the coding sequence ATGAATGAAAGTAGCAGAGAAGCCTATAATGCAGCCCGCATTAAAGCTTTAGAGTCTCTGCTGATTGAAAAAGGAATTATTACAAGTGAAACTGTTGATCAAGTGATCGACTTCTTTGAGAAAGATATGGGACCGTTTAACGGTGCTAAGATTGTTGCCAAAGCATGGGTAGATCCTGAATTCAAACAACGCTTGCTAGAAGATACACCTTCAGCGATCGCTCAAATGAATTTGCCGCGCGGCATGGCAGGTGCTGAGGGAGAGCATATGAAGGCAATTGAAAATACTCCAGACGTACACAACTTAATTGTATGTACTCTGTGTTCATGCTATCCGTGGCCAGTTCTAGGTTTACCTCCTTACTGGTTCAAAGATCCAACATTTCGCGCAAGGGCAATTAGAGAACCAAGAAAAGTATTAAAAGAGTTTGGGCTAGATATTCCTGAAACGACTGAAGTGAGAGTATGGGATACAAGTGCCCAAATTCGCTGGTTTGTCATACCAGAACGCCCTGCAAGTACAGAAGGATGGACAGAAGAACAACTCGCTGCTGTAGTTACTCCAGAAGCAATGCAAGGAGCAGCTAAAGTTCAAGTTTCTACAAGTATTTAG
- a CDS encoding Uma2 family endonuclease encodes MIRTASKLSLQEFLDLPQSDDRYELVEGQLQPKMSPKYKHASIQGRLFRLLDDWCNDQQCGRVCPEWAIVLKRQQEDWVPVPDLTYVSYQRLPQEWDEDEPCPVKPELVVEIISPGQTFSGMTQKATDYLLAGVDCVWVVESKAQSVTIFRQDSLPQTVWQEGAISDPLLPELVLPVSRLFAKTGE; translated from the coding sequence ATGATTCGCACTGCAAGTAAACTGAGTCTCCAAGAGTTTCTGGATTTACCTCAAAGCGACGACCGCTATGAACTGGTCGAGGGACAGCTTCAACCTAAAATGTCACCAAAATATAAACACGCCAGCATCCAAGGTCGCTTATTCCGGTTACTAGATGATTGGTGTAACGATCAGCAGTGTGGTCGTGTTTGCCCAGAATGGGCTATAGTTTTAAAACGGCAGCAGGAAGACTGGGTTCCTGTCCCTGACCTTACCTATGTTTCCTACCAACGGCTGCCCCAAGAATGGGACGAAGATGAGCCGTGCCCTGTTAAACCAGAATTAGTTGTAGAAATTATTTCGCCTGGTCAAACCTTTAGTGGCATGACTCAGAAAGCTACAGATTATTTATTGGCTGGAGTAGATTGTGTGTGGGTAGTTGAGTCTAAAGCTCAATCAGTGACAATCTTCCGGCAAGACAGCCTGCCACAAACTGTTTGGCAAGAAGGAGCCATTAGCGATCCTCTGCTACCTGAGTTGGTACTACCTGTTTCTCGCCTGTTTGCTAAAACAGGAGAATGA
- the nthB gene encoding nitrile hydratase subunit beta, with amino-acid sequence MKLQHYLGGLEGLGRINFEKRVFVQPWEKRIFGIHVAMMALSQHLETAKVTPTKFKSVWTWANLRKLAEGMNPFDYFKYCYYEKWLSGISSFFVESGYVSTTEFDIKTEIFLEKSDTSLPHSGKPEIDNQVIEYLRVGDSPKCKADIKPKFSVGDILTIKNPLPTEHCKLPGYLRNKKGVVDVVYEGVYNYPLQTGDGVGDPMPIYSIKFDSHEIWGNLTEPKTWIYADIYEAYIENPI; translated from the coding sequence ATGAAACTTCAGCATTATCTTGGTGGACTTGAGGGACTAGGACGCATTAACTTCGAGAAGCGAGTTTTTGTTCAGCCTTGGGAAAAGCGAATCTTTGGTATTCATGTAGCAATGATGGCTCTTAGCCAGCATTTAGAAACTGCGAAGGTGACACCTACTAAGTTCAAAAGTGTCTGGACGTGGGCGAATCTGCGCAAGCTTGCAGAGGGAATGAACCCTTTCGACTACTTCAAGTACTGTTACTATGAAAAGTGGCTCAGTGGTATCTCCAGTTTCTTTGTTGAATCAGGATACGTTTCTACAACAGAATTTGATATCAAAACTGAAATATTTTTAGAGAAATCCGATACTTCTTTACCTCATAGTGGCAAGCCTGAAATTGACAATCAAGTGATTGAGTATTTGCGTGTAGGAGATTCGCCCAAGTGCAAGGCAGATATCAAACCTAAGTTCAGTGTAGGCGATATCTTAACTATTAAGAATCCGCTACCAACAGAACACTGTAAATTACCAGGATACTTGCGAAATAAGAAGGGAGTTGTCGATGTAGTTTACGAAGGCGTTTACAACTATCCATTGCAAACAGGGGATGGTGTGGGAGATCCAATGCCCATTTACAGTATCAAGTTTGATTCCCATGAGATTTGGGGTAACTTAACAGAGCCAAAAACTTGGATTTACGCAGATATCTACGAAGCATATATCGAAAATCCTATCTGA